The DNA sequence TTGGAATCCCTGTAGAACGCAGAGAGCAAGTATTTGCCCTATACTATACTACCACTCAAGATAAAGGCGGGGCTGGTGTTGGCTTATACATTGTTAAGACCAGAGTAGAATCTTTGAAGGGAACTGTGTCTATTGAGGACAGTGAATTTGGTGAGATTGGGACTACGGTAAAAATTGTTATACCCTTTAAACATTAAAGTATGGATTTCAAAGTAGTATTTATTGATGATAATCTAGACGTAAATGAACCTATCGTTCAGAATATCAGAAAGCATTATAAAAATGCTGATTATAGTCATGTCTTTAAGAATCCGCAAGAGGGCTTAGATTTTGTTCTAGAAAACATAAATAGTAGGATGATTGTATTTCTTGACTGGAACTTTAGTGGTTTACCTACCAAAGGGATAGACATTCTGAAAGAAATACGAAAAAAAACATCTTTACTATATGTGATAATGATGTCAGCTAATCCTGTAACCTCATTTCCAGCTCAGTCGGTTATTGATATGATGAACGAAGAGAATTTCTTTTTTTTAGATCGCAGCCAAGACATTGACGTGACGTTTGGGCTGATTGACAAGATACAGAAAAATTGGGTTACTAGATTTGATTGTATCTTAGAGCAATGGCTCATTAATCATCCCGAATGTTCTGACAAGATTGCTTTTAGGACTTTTGACCAAACGATTACATGGCAAAAAATATTGGAAGAACTTCGCAAACAATCCACGATTGGGAAATCATTTGAAAAGATGGTGAATCAGTTCTATATCTATCAATTTACTGAAAACTCGGAGGCTAATGAGTAGTGTTTTGATTGCATACAACAATGATTGTAATACGGAATTACATCATTTTTTCGAGTCTTGCTCAGATGAAGCGAAACAAGCTTGTTTGGATAACAAGATAACATTTGAGAGCGTATGTCCACCTAACTTAAATGCAGATAAAGTTTGTGGAAAGATGGAGAGTAACTCTCTTTGTGTTATTGTCTCTCATGGCATAAATGGTGAGATTATCAACGAAAATAACGAAGAAGTCATCTCTATCCATACAACAAACTATAATTTTGCCAACAAAGGACTTTACGCTTTAGCTTGTTATTCAGGTCTAGATTTAAAAGATGAGTTAATAAGAATTGGAATTAAATTCTTCGTAGGTTACTCAGACTCATGGATGATAGGAACTGACGAAGAGTTATTCTTGAAATGTGCTCTTCAGGGCTTGAAAGATTTTCTTTCTGGAAAATCTAAGAAGGATGCAAAGGAATGTATGATATCCACATATAAAAATACGATTAAAGATATGCCATCTAATTCTTTTGAGGATAACTTTCAAAAGATGCTAATGATAAACAATTTGGAGTCTCTTGTTTTTGAAGGAGAAGATGATTTATTGTTTTCTGATTTAGCGTAAAAATACTCCAGTTCGGGATAAGATTTTGTTCATAAAAAAGTTGGTAGTCTTATAAATATTTTGCACCTTTGCAGGTGAAAGTGTGTCCTGAGACAGAATGAAGTCTGATATTGGCTATATTTGATAGATTTCTGTCGTAACTTCTAAAGAGATGGTGGCAGACCCACTGTATTCGGCATGCAGGTGCTGATTGCAAACCACTTTGTGCTGCTCTGATGGAAACAGATGGGTAGTGAACGACAATTGAAAGCCTTTCGTAAGGTTGGCAAGGTATGTGTCAAGGAGATGAACGCAAGTGAACCATTGATGAAGCATCGTTAGCAAAAAATTAGTTTTCACACTGGGTGAAGGGATTTGTACCCTATCCACGTCTAGGTTAATAAAGAATATAAACTAATAAACAAAAGAGTTAAGTACGAAGAGCCGTGTGATGGGAGACTGTCAAGCACGGTTCCGAGAGAAGGGAGGGTGAAATTCTCTCCACTTACTCGACCGTTGAATTCTCTTGCTTATTTTGCAACACTAAGATAAGTGAATTCTTCGACAGGACAAAATCTCGGGCAACTTTTTGTTGCTCAGGAACTTAAAAAGTTTAATTTATAATAGTGTTGCGGAATTAAGGATAAACTGAATGACCTTGTGAATACTTCTTTGTCTGATGATGTTGCATGCCTTGATATATAAGATACATCGAAAGGTCGTCCTTTGGATAATCAGGTAATGTTATTGATTAAAGAAAAGACTGGCGTAACGAATAGCCGTGCCTTTCAGCAATTGCCTGAAGAAACAAAACGGTCGGTTTTGATTGAATTGAAGGGTATGAGAGCATCACTTCGCCAATTGGAGAGATTGACCGGAATCGGGAAAAGTATGGCTACTCTGTGTATCGCCTCACTTATATGAGTGGTGTAGTTCCTCCGTTGTCCATTACCAAGGAGGTTCTTTACATCAACAGGGAGTTTGTCAATACGATGATAGACATATACAACGAGTTGATGCACTACCCACCTTTCCCTGGTTGGAAAGATGGACTGGAAGAATTATGGAACTGAGTTAAGCAGGAAATTCTTTGTAGCCTATGGTAAGGAATCGCTCAACATACAGGAATTCAACGTTTGATATACCATCGAACCGCAATTTGTGGCTGACATTGGGGCAGTATGACGCTCTGGTCGAATACCAAGAGGTTGCCAGTAGATATTATCTTGGAACTTTTGATGCTAAGAAAGAATCCTTTGACTCCTTTCTCAGTCGCACTTCTATAGTTACAGGTGTGAGGTTAAATAACATAAGTCTTGCAAATTTTAGGGAGAAACAAATTCAGGGCTATCTTGTGTTCCCGAATGCAAGTTTCGATGATTTCATTACTGATTTCGTTGATGATGTAAAGTTCTTAATAGATCCAGCTTTCTCGTTAAGCAAAATAGATGGTTCAAAGTTTGATAAACTTGTGGACGCACTTTTGCAAATTGGGATAAGTCCTTCGATTGAGAAGTTCAAGAAAGAACTATATGACTATTACAGGTTGTTGCGTAATGACGTGGCGCATAGCTTGAATCAAAACTACGAGAAGGAATATAAAACTCTCGACAAGAAAGCTATTGCTGCTTTTTATACGACTCTTAGCGAACCAAAGGAAAAATCAAAGTTGTCGTTTGATGATTTCATACTGTGTACAGCAAATATTAAAAATATTGCAGATCTTCTGACCATTAGCCTATTACCCAATATTAATTGGGAGCAGTTAGTGCTTAACAACAGGGAGCAACTGATTCCAAAATATGAAAGATTCGTTCACGGAGGTAGGACTAAAAGACTCCAAACTTACGTGTTAAACTGCATAAGAACACTTTACGGATACACACTCGATGAATTGACGATAAACAATATAATCGACTCATTAGAATAGATGGTAGTTCATCCCCCTTCAGGATAGGCACATAATCGTGGCTATGCTGAAGGGGAAGGCAGAAGTTCGAATCTTCTATGAGTCACTTATAGTTTAATAAAATGGAAGAACCTATAGAAAATAATACGCAGGAGCGTGAAGATGACCTGTTAACGGAGCAGCAGGACATTTTCTCTTATTATCGTCGTCTTAGGAGTAATCTCTTCTCAGATACGGAAGTTGTGTATGAGACTAAACTAACTCCTGAACTCTTCGACCTGAAATTGCAACAGCTCTCGCAGGACAAGAAACAGTCGGAGTTTGAGAACTTTGTCTTGGTGCTGGCCGCACGTCTGGTGACACCCAACATTAAGCCACAGACCGGCCCTGATGGTGGTGGTGATGGTAAGGTGGATGGCGAGACATATCCTGTTGACAAAGCAATATCTGACAGGTGGTGGGTGTCTGAAGGAAGTACTGGTGACCAAAAATGGGCGATAGCTATTAGTGTTCAGAAAAACTGGAAAAGTAAGATAGAGGGTGATGTCCAGAAAGCAGTAGAGACTGGCCGTGGCTATACGAAGGTGATATTCTTCTCTAACCAGAAAATCAAATCAAGTACACGTCAAGAGGTAGAGGATGAACTGTCAAAGCAGTATGGTGTGGCAGTTAGTATCTTTGACGGCAAGTGGTGTTCGTTTGCCGTATTTGAACAAGACTGTTATGATGTTGCAACCGATAAGCTGAATTTTTCCGAAGAATATAGGAGAAAGACCATCAAGGAAGGCTCCCACGATAAGCGCAGGAAAGAAGAACTGGAGCAGTTGGAGAACGATTTGTTGTCACGACAAGTAGAAAGCCTTGATACTGACTATATTGACGATTTGCTCCAGACCTGCATATTAAGCAGAGGGTTGGAACGTCCACGAATGGAGACCGAAGGACGCTTCAACCGTGCGCAGCGAGAAGCAGAGGCACATGGTTCACCTGTGCAGCGGTTCAATATAACCTATAATCATGCTTGGACATCGTTTTTCTGGTTCCACGATGTGAATGCCATGTATGCAGATTATCTGAAGTTAAAGGAATTCACAAAGACGCACACAACTGTGCATACTATAGAACTGATGACCAATATCCTCACGAATTTGGAAAATGCGGCGGGCGTTGGCTTATTCGATTCCGAAAAGTTTTGTGAGGAAGTTAAGGATTTAAAGACGATAAAGGAGCGAGAAGATCTTTCGCAGGCGAGCCGTCTGTTTCTTGAACTTTTCTTCACAGAACATAGGTTACTCCAATTGTTACACTATACGCAAGACCCAACGTCAGAGTTAAAGAAACTGTCAGAGTTGATTGAGGCATGTGCCAACTATCCAGACATTAGTTTTAATGCTCAGATAACTATCGTAGAGATAATGGGACGAGTTATAGATGACAACGATGAATATGAGAAGCTTATCGACAAGATTTCTGAGATTTCGTCTCAGCGCAAATCAGAGGTTGAGGGTGCCTTAATACATTTCAATCGTGCACAGACCTTGATAGACAAACAACAATACAAGCCTGTGGTGAAACATTTAGGGCACTGTGTACAGGCATTTCAGAAAGAAGGCTATGAGTCCGAACTGGTTAAAACATACGGCTATATGGGCATAGCTCTTTATAATCTTGAACTTCCATATAGTGGAAAGGCATATCTAGTTAAGGCAGCGTCGATACTCGTCAAGGAGTTTTTTACTAAGGGATCTATCAGCCACCTGCTGCTTACTGTGCTGTGGAAATTGTGCGAAATAGAGCTGATGACAGGTCGTCTGGTGATGTATCTCAACTGGCGTGAACTGCTATTTGTCATTGCCCATAATGGTCAAGAAATAGAGAGTAAAGAATTTGTTGAAAGAGATGTGCTGTTCGATGGAGGTTGGGCTTGTCATTTTGCGGCAGCAGACCTTACGAGAGAAACTATTTGCATCTTGCCTGATATTTTTGCACGTTGCGATATGCCCATTTCAGAAAACTATCTGAAGTATGCTTTAGGGTACGAAGACTCTGTGGATGAGCAGTATATTCATCTTGTCAATGATGATTGGAATAGTTTGCTTAGGCAGCAACCTATACACAAGCAGTTCCTAAACTCTCTAAATATAGCGGAAGAAGGGCAGACTTCTATTAGCACCCTGGCAAAGGGCTGTCGTTTCACTGTAAGTTATGAGAATTCAGTTAGGAACCAAATGGTTGCTGAGACATTTTTAGCAACTGTGGAAACACTGCTTGCCACTTTTGACACACTGGAACTTGTGGTGATGAGCCAGGAGATTCAGGTGGAAATTGTCTTAACTGATGGACAATCAGAACTGGAAAGAGGAGAAAACGGAACAAAATATGTGTTCAAAGTGAACCACGACTCTCTTGATGGAGAAACATATTGGCGTTGCTTTGCCTTCTTTATGGCATGTTTCATGTCCATTAATGCAGTATCAAACACAGATGTTGGAGAGTTGGTGGCTCAGCGACACGAAAAAGAAAAGTTGATGGACAGGGTGACTGCTATGATGGAACTGAACAACTCAGTGTATAATGTGCTTGGCGATAAGTTCAAGTATTCTGTTCGTCAATGGCAAAATGCAAATGACAGATCCTATGTTTGTAAGTCTGATGCAATGGGTGAAGCCTATACAGATCAGAACTCACATACAGAACAGTGTGGTGTACAGACTTTTTGCATCTCGAGCACTATGGAATGGTTGGAAGAAGCAGGATGGACGGGTGTGTGCTTCATGTACGACCGATGGTTCGCTGCTCCACCTATAGTGGGCCTGGCATTCAAGAACTTGGAGGCTGGCAGAAAAATCATCCATGAATGGAAAGAAAAAATAGCAAAGGGTGAACCAAGTATAGAACTGCATCTGATAAGAGGCATTGACAAGTCGCATCCCTCATGGTATAGAGCTTGTGTTACTCCAGAGATACCTTTTGATAAGATTACAGAAGGTCGATATGTCGCTGTGATGTGTCGGAAGCGTACGATGACTCCAAACGACACATCGAATCTGGACAATTTTGAGCGGATATATTCTCGGTTCGGTAAGTGCCAGCTTGTAGCAGTTGAAATTGACGACCAGATGCATGTAAATATGAACACCGGTTTTAGCGAGGCCATTGAGCTTAAAAAGGTTATCATTACCGATGCATGGAAAGTATCGGCCCAAGAACCTACGAGGAACGCATTGGAGTGGGATGATGACCCCATCATTCCAGAATCGGAGAAAACGACAGCCCCTGTCATTGAATTATTGAAAAACTTGCGTGAAGTTCATAATAAGACAGGGGAGGGTAATTAGTTAGGAGATGAACGATTATGAAAACCTGTTTAGGAAAGAAGAAAACAAATTCGTTTGCGGATGTGCTGAAGGGCAGAAGGACGGTAATGACTGATTTTGTAAGCTACGCCACAAGCAGGTACTGTCCTGATGAAGAACAGACAAAACTACTTGCAGAGTTCCACAAGCATGTGTGGAAGGATTGCAAGATAGAAACTGTTGGGCAACTGACCGAATATGAGAACCTATATCTGCAGTATTCTGAAAAGTTTGACTTTGTCTATGATACAGAGGTCGATGAGTTTGGATTTGTGGATATGAATGATGGTAAAGCGTGCTTACTCTCCAAAGGAAGGTTTGAACAGTTATCAAAGAATCTGAGTACAAGCGAATTTGCAACGAAAAGCTGAGAGTATGGGCTTTCGGACTTGGAAATTGTGGTCTTACTTAGTTTTCTTGCGGATATACTAACCTCGGCTACCAGAACCGTCGTTCTGACCATCTTGCCGCAATGTGGCAGATTGTCAACTGGGATGTTGTTGAACAACGGAATAATTAATAAATACATGGAACAGCAAGAGAAAATCTCAATGGAAGATATAGATAAAATAGAGAAGATATTTAATGTAGAATATTCTGATACTGTTAAGTATGCAGTACGTTATGGTTACAATTATCGAATAGAGGCAGAGCAGAAGCATAATTCCTATTCCCATGCTTGTTTACCAGATACATCTGCAATTCTTCTATGGCTTGGTCAAAAAGTAATTGACGGAGTTATATGGGATTTATTCAAAGTAGCTGCAAAAAAGCTTTATGAGAAGTTTGTCAAGTCCAATAGTTATCTTTCGGAAAAACTCAGTAAGTTCCTGTCAGATGAACAAGACCTCAAAAGATTCTATACTTACGTAAAAGAATTCAATGAGCAGAACATGACCGTAACAGAGGAACAGTTCAAATATATTCGAGAAGAAATAATTGCAGATTTCTTTGGAAAGGAATGTGGAAAGATATATGAGCAAGAACATCGCCTACCTACAATCCAAGAATATATGAGGATTAACCGTGAGGCTTTAGTTCATGCAGATAAACTTATGGTGCTTCTGAATTAGGGCGTTAAATTCTGCGGTAACCATCTATTTCTCCACATTGCCCACTAAAGAATAAGTAAGTGGATAAACTCAACGGCGAGTTACAGGCTCGCCGCCGCTAGATTTCTTTAGAGGTTTCTTTGACATGGTAGTGGCGGGAAGACAAGATTATCCTGACATGACGAAGGCTCTCTTATGTTAATCATAGGTAAAAATCGAAAAAGTTCAATTCTTGGAAATATGCTTTACCCAGTAAACACTGGAGGCAGAGCTATATTGCCATAGGGGTTGGATGCTTACTTTAAATATACAGAATGAATAATATCTCAGATTGGATTATTCCAATATCTTCATCATTGGTAACAATTATTGTTACAGTAATGACTTGTAAATGGCAATTACGAACCGAGTTAAGAAAAATATCGGAGAATTATGTCTCCGATAAGAAGTATAAAGCATACTATAATGCGGTGAATATGTTTTATTCAATTATGTCAGAAATTAAAAATAAGGGAGCAATAGTCGGTCCTTCTGATAGATTTCAAGAAATGTTGAAAGTAAAAGAAGACCTCTTTGTTTATGGTTCGGACAAAGCTTTTAGGGCTTTTACTGAGTTTCTTTGCAATAGTTCTCAAAATCAGCCTAATCAAGATTACATTGAGTATTTCTTGAATTTTATGTTGATTGTAAGAAAAGAAATCTCTGGAGGAAAAAGTAAATTAACAACTGATGATATTCTGCTGAATATTATGCAAAGTCATGAAGAACTTCGTAAATATCAAGTTTTTTGTGGCTTTAAATAAAATGTTATCTCATAGAAAGTACATATAAAAAGTGTTTGAGAGAAGAATGAGGAAAGTTTACTGGTTATCAGTTACTTTCCTCATTTTGGTTAAAAGTGGCGAGGACAGACGAAGACGGGAATACGACAAGATGAGACAGAGGAACGTTACCTATCCGTAACCTATACCCCAAATGAGGAATGTTAAGGTTCGGAAGAATGAGGAAGGTTACGAATTGAATTTGAATACTCTGATTTATAGTGAGTTACTGATGAGTAACGTAAGATTTTTGGTTACGAACCAAATTTGCCGTGTTCTGCCGTGAAATGCGTAGCAAGAAAAGACTCTTCATGTATTAATTTTGAACGCAAAAAAGAATGACGTTATGAAGAGTACATTTTCAATTATCTTCTACCTCAAAAGACAGGTAGTAAAGAAAGATGGTACTGTTCCAGTTATGGGACGTATCACAGTGGACGGAACACAGTCGCAGTTCAGTTGCAAGACAACTGCCAATCCAAATTTGTGGGACACCAAGGGCGGACGCATGATAGGTAAGAGTATGCAGGCTTTGGAAGTGAACCGCAAATTGGACAAGATGCGTGTGAGTATCAGTAAGCATTATCAGGAGATTATGGACAGGGACAACTTCGTCACTGCCGACAAGGTGAAGAACGCCTTTCTTGGCTTGGAGTATCGTTGCCATACACTGATGAAAGTCTATTCTCAAAGCCGTGATGAAATGGAAAAGCAATATAAGGCTGGCATGAAATCTTTGAGTACATACACGAAGTATAGAATCGGGTGTGCCTATGTGGGCGAGTTCTTGCAGACGCATTACCATGTGAAGGATATTGCTCTGAAAGAGTTATCGCTGCCTTTTATCACAGACTACGAGACTTTTCTCAGAACAGACAAGCATCTGAAGATAAATTCTGCAATGGTGTTTGTCCGCAATCTCCGTGCAATGGTATTCCGTGCCATAGATAATGAATGGCTCGTAAAAGACCCATTCAGACGATATGAGTACAAGGAAGAAGAGACCACAAGAGAGTTTCTGAGCAAAGAAGAGATTCACCTGTTGATGGAAACACCTATCACAAGAAAGAAGATGAGCATGGTACGTGATTTGTTTCTGTTCTGTTGTTTCACTGGTCTCGCCTTCATAGATCTTTATAACCTGAAGGAAGAGAACATCAAAACGTTCTTTGACGATGGCGAGTGGATAATAATCCATCGACAGAAGACAGGAACGGAAGCCAACATCAAGTTGCTTGACTATCCCAAGCAGATTATGGAAAAATACCGTGGATTGTGTGAAGACGGCAGGGTGTTTCCAGTACCCAACTACCAAAGTTGTATGGATTCGCTCAAAAGACTGGGCAAGAAATGTGGTATCACCAAGCCGCTGTCCTGGCACATGAGCCGTCATTCGTTCGCAACCTCGGTTTGCCTCTCCAACGGAGTTCCAATAGAAACCGTGAGTTCAATGCTTGGTCACAAGGACATAAAGACAACCCAGGTGTATGCCAAGATTACCAAGGAGAAATTGAGCAAAGACGTGG is a window from the Segatella copri genome containing:
- a CDS encoding site-specific integrase produces the protein MKSTFSIIFYLKRQVVKKDGTVPVMGRITVDGTQSQFSCKTTANPNLWDTKGGRMIGKSMQALEVNRKLDKMRVSISKHYQEIMDRDNFVTADKVKNAFLGLEYRCHTLMKVYSQSRDEMEKQYKAGMKSLSTYTKYRIGCAYVGEFLQTHYHVKDIALKELSLPFITDYETFLRTDKHLKINSAMVFVRNLRAMVFRAIDNEWLVKDPFRRYEYKEEETTREFLSKEEIHLLMETPITRKKMSMVRDLFLFCCFTGLAFIDLYNLKEENIKTFFDDGEWIIIHRQKTGTEANIKLLDYPKQIMEKYRGLCEDGRVFPVPNYQSCMDSLKRLGKKCGITKPLSWHMSRHSFATSVCLSNGVPIETVSSMLGHKDIKTTQVYAKITKEKLSKDVEKLSQQINNIEEFTFGNVCNDNTNTINGRV